The Citrifermentans bemidjiense Bem genome window below encodes:
- a CDS encoding YtxH domain-containing protein has translation MEDKQNNLMVGALMLLAGGIIGAGIALMYAPQSGEKTRKEMGRYAKKARRKGEDALEAVEDFTEQVAEMAESVGDRASEILDRGKDMAYGAKKSVLKALEDGEARLVKQRSRLAKLIG, from the coding sequence ATGGAAGACAAGCAAAACAACCTGATGGTTGGGGCGCTCATGCTCTTGGCTGGAGGCATCATAGGCGCCGGCATCGCGCTCATGTACGCGCCGCAAAGCGGCGAGAAGACCCGCAAGGAGATGGGGCGCTACGCCAAGAAAGCACGCCGCAAGGGGGAAGACGCGCTGGAGGCGGTGGAGGATTTCACCGAGCAGGTGGCCGAGATGGCCGAGTCTGTCGGCGATCGGGCCTCGGAGATCCTCGACCGCGGCAAGGACATGGCCTACGGCGCCAAGAAAAGCGTGCTGAAAGCGCTTGAGGATGGCGAGGCGCGCCTGGTGAAACAGAGGTCGAGGCTGGCCAAGCTGATCGGCTAG